TCGATATCCACCACCACCCGTTCCGGGTTGCTCAGAGCGAATTGCTTATAATTCAACACCCGGTTCGACTCGACCGTCACGCGTGTATAGGTCGACGATGGCCAGACACGCACCGCGATGACCTGACTGACGGCGGCAAGTCCTACCTGACTGACGCTAAGCAACCACATTGCTCCGGCCCCTTGTAACAGGCGGCGACGACTTAATGCTTTACTGGATCCCGACATGCTTCTCCCGAGCAAAGATATCGAATAACTTTTCATAACGTCCAAATTGACCAAAAACTTTAGCGAATGATGCATAACCTGTCATCCATAAAAGGGTAAACAATCATGCGTTAACGATAACTTCGCTGAATCTTTTCTTTGCTTCGCAGGAAATTTTGGCTTGCGCGCAAGGGCATATTCGAATAAAAATACAAAAATTACGAATAAACATTCATTGAGGGGTTATGCCGTGGTGAAGGAACGTAGAATCGAACTGGTCCAGGGATTCCGTCATTCTGTTCCCTATATCAACGCCCACCGGGGAAAGACGTTTGTCGTCATGCTGGGTGGCGAAGCCATTGAGCATGAAAATTTCTCCAGCATAGTCAATGATATAGGCCTGCTGCACAGCCTGGGGATCCGCCTGGTGGTTGTTTATGGCGCCCGCCCGCAGATCGAACAGAATCTGGCCGCGCACCATCACGAGCCGATCTACCACAAGCATACCCGCGTTACCGACGCCAAAACGCTGGAGCTGGTTAAGCAGGCAGCCGGTCTGCTGCAGCTGGATATTACCGCGCGCCTGTCGATGAGCCTCAACAACACCCCGCTGCAAGGGGCGCACATTAACGTGGTCAGCGGTAATTTTATTATCGCCCAGCCGCTTGGCGTGGATGACGGTGTGGATTATTGCCACAGCGGACGTATTCGTCGTATTGATGAAGAGGCCATCCATCGCCAGCTCGACGGCGGTGCGATTGTGCTGACCGGCCCGGTCGCCGTCTCCGTCACCGGCGAAAGCTTCAACCTCACCTCCGAAGAGATAGCCACCCAGCTGGCGATCAAGCTGAAGGCTGAGAAAATGATCGGCTTCTGCTCCTCTCAGGGGGTGACTAACGAGCTGGGGAATATCGTCTCCGAGCTGTTCCCGAACGAAGCCCAGGCGCGCGTCGACGCGCTCGAGGCGCAGGGTGATTATTACTCCGGCACCGTGCGTTTTCTGCGCGGCGCAATCAAAGCCTGCCGCAGCGGCGTGCGCCGCAGCCACCTGATCAGCTATCAGGAAGATGGTGCCCTGCTGCAGGAGCTGTTCTCTCGCGACGGCATCGGGACGCAGATTGTGATGGAGAGCGCGGAGCAAATTCGTCGCGCCACCATCAACGACATCGGCGGCATTCTGGAGCTTATCCGCCCGCTGGAGCAGCAGGGGATCCTGGTGCGTCGCTCCCGCGAGCAGCTGGAGATGGAGATCGACAAGTTCACCATTATTCAGCGCGATAACCTGACCATCGCCTGTGCGGCGCTCTATCCCTTCCCGGAAGAGAAGATCGGCGAGATGGCCTGCGTGGCGGTGCATCCTGATTACCGCAGCTCGTCGCGCGGCGAAGTGTTGCTGGAGCGAATTGCTCTCCAGGCACGCCAGATGGGGCTGAGCAAGCTGTTCGTGCTGACCACCCGCAGCATTCACTGGTTCCAGGAGCGGGGGTTCAGCCCGGTGGACATTGATTCCCTGCCGGAAACCAAGAAAGAGATGTATAACTATCAGCGTCGTTCTAAGGTGCTGATGGCGGATCTGGGATAAGCTCTTCCCTCTCCCATCAGGTTTAGGGATCACCACAATAAATATTGGCACGGTCTGCCCCCTCTCCATTCAGGGAGAGGGCTGGGGTGAGGGGGAACATGCGGCTGTGGTGGTGGTTCCGTTCACTGTATCTTTTGTGCTTCTCTGTCAGCTCCGTCACCCGTGAACGTGCTAAGTGGGCTCGCCGCCGCCCCCTTAGCAATCCCGGCTCCCGGCAAAGAAAATCGCCGCTTCGCGGTGCACTCAGCTTATTCCCGCAGGCTTTTGGGTCGGGTACCAGCCTGCATCCATGCAGGCTATACCCTCTCGGCGCGTCCCTGCGCCTCGCCCCGGCCTGCGGTCAACGCTTCGCCGATTTTCAGCCGAACGAGGCAGTCGCTTTAAGTCATTTATTATCCTGAAATTATTT
This DNA window, taken from Leclercia adecarboxylata, encodes the following:
- the argA gene encoding amino-acid N-acetyltransferase, whose product is MVKERRIELVQGFRHSVPYINAHRGKTFVVMLGGEAIEHENFSSIVNDIGLLHSLGIRLVVVYGARPQIEQNLAAHHHEPIYHKHTRVTDAKTLELVKQAAGLLQLDITARLSMSLNNTPLQGAHINVVSGNFIIAQPLGVDDGVDYCHSGRIRRIDEEAIHRQLDGGAIVLTGPVAVSVTGESFNLTSEEIATQLAIKLKAEKMIGFCSSQGVTNELGNIVSELFPNEAQARVDALEAQGDYYSGTVRFLRGAIKACRSGVRRSHLISYQEDGALLQELFSRDGIGTQIVMESAEQIRRATINDIGGILELIRPLEQQGILVRRSREQLEMEIDKFTIIQRDNLTIACAALYPFPEEKIGEMACVAVHPDYRSSSRGEVLLERIALQARQMGLSKLFVLTTRSIHWFQERGFSPVDIDSLPETKKEMYNYQRRSKVLMADLG